CGCCTGGCATTCCCTGCGCAGCACCAGTATCCCGCTCCAAGGTGCCACGGTCCTGGTGCTCGGTTACGGCACGATCGGCAAACGGCTGGTCGAATTGCTGCGCCCCTTCGACGTGAACGTCATCGCCTACCGCCGGAAGGCGCGAGGCGATGAGGGCGTGCCGGTTATCACGTCCGAGCAACTGGCCCATACGCTCGCCACCAAAGCCGACCATATTGTCAACCTCCTCCCGGATAGCGCCGAGACGCGCCATTTCTTCAATGCCCAACGATTCGCGCACCTCAAACCAGGCGCAGTTTTCTACAACATCGGGCGCGGCGCGACGGTGGATCAAGAGGCCCTGCGGGAAGCCCTGCACACAGGGCGTCTCCAAGCGGCTTGGCTGGATGTCACCGAACCGGAACCGTTACCGGAAGATCACCCGCTCTGGCAGGAACCGCATTGCTACATCACCCCGCACATTGCCGGCGGCCACAAAGACGAGACCAAAACCCTGGTCCGCCATTTTCTCCACAACTTCACGCGCTTCACCCGTGGAGAACCCTTGAAGGACCAAGTCATGTGAAGACAAGAAGTGTGCGCTGGCTTCCATACTATCACCCTCACCTGCCCCCGCAAACCCGAGTGGCAAATCGAACCAGCCTCGGCGGCGCAAGAAGCGCGTTGGGATGAGGGGACAAAGACCTTAAACCTCCGACTCTCCCCCCGGCAAGGGGCGGTGGAATTAACAGTAAAATAGATGAAACACTTGCTCTTAACTTTGATTCACTGTGCGATACTCAGCGTGAGTTATGCTGAACCAGTAGCCGCTTCCCTCCGCGATATTCCAGTGCTTTATGAGACGGACATCGTGGTGGCGGGCGGGTCCAGCGCGGCCGTAGCCGCCGCCTGTGCTGCCGCACAGCATGGCGCGCAAGTTGTGCTGATTGCTCCCCGCCCTTACCTGGGCGACGACCTTTGCGGCCAACAGCATTTATGGCTGGCCGAGGGCGAACTGCCGGAATCCGAGCTTGCCCGCAGTTTGTTCCCCGATGGCCGGGTGACCACGCCCTTCGCGGTCAAGAACGCGCTCGATCAGGCCTTGCTCAAGCGTGGGGTGCGTTACCTGACCGGCTGTTATGCGACCGATTTGCTGGTGGATGGCCAAGGCCGGGCCAGCGGCGTGGTCATGGTTAACCGCAGCGGCAGCCAGGCCATCAAGGCCAAAGTGGTCATTGATGGCACCCGCCAGGCACTGCTCGCGCGTCAAGTCGGCGCGCAATTTCGGCCGTTTACGCCAGGTGAGCAAGCATTTCAGTTCACGGTGGTGGGCGGCGAGTTGCAGTCGGGACCCGGTCTCCTCGGACGCAAACTGGATATCGCCTTCAAAAATCCCAATAGTGGTCGAAACACCAACGGTTACCCGGTCTATGAATACGCTGCCCAAATCCCCATAAGCGACAGTAGTTATGCCTCATTCGCACACGCCGAGCAGACGCTTCGCAATCTGGTGTCCGGCGTGGGCATGCTGGATTGTTCGGAATATGCATTGAACTTTCCTGCCGACACGCTGATCGGAGAACGGAGGGTGGAGAGCGACTGGCCCGGCGCAGCGCGCTGTGAGGTGGGCGTGTTTCGTCCAAAGGGATCATCCCGACTCTATGTTTTAAGCGAATACGCCGACGTATGCGCGAAAGCACGGCCTGGGATGATGCGTCCGCTCGCATTCCTGGCGGTAGGCGAATTGGTAGGTAATGCTGCAGCCTTGGAATCCAAGCCATTGACCATTCCAGCGGAAGTACGACTGCCGGGTGAACCGGCTCAAACCGGATCGACATCAACCATTGGTGAACCGCGCAATGTAATGATGCCGACGGGTAAAACCGGCGTGATCCAGGTCGGCACGCGCGTATTGCCGGTTCTGGGCGATTACGATGTGGTGGTGGTCGGTGGTGGGACAGCCGGGGCACCTGCCGGAATCGGAGCGGCCAGGTGCGGTGCCAAGACCCTGGTGATTGAGTACTTGGATGAATTGGGTGGGGTCGGCACCGCCGGCTTGATTGGTTCTTACTGGTACGGCAACCGGAACGGCTTCACCAAGGAAATCGAGGCCGCCACCAGCGGTGAAAAACGCTGGTCTCTTGCCCGCAAGGCGGGCTGGAATGTTATTCAGAAATCAGAGTGGCTTCGCCGCGAACTATTGAAATCCAACGCCGACATTTGGTTTAACTCCTTCGGCTGCGGTGCGCTCTTGGAAAACGGTAAGGTAACCGGGGTGGTTGTGGTCACCCCCTTTGGTCGCGGGGTGGTGCGTGCCAAAACCGTGATTGATGCCACCGGCAACGCGGATATCGCCGATTGCGCCGGGGCGGAAACTCAATTCGGCGTTGCGGCGGGCGGAATGTTATCGGTCCAACTGGCTGGCTATCCGCATCGCAACCTGGGCGACAACGGCAACAACACCTGCTACGCCATGGTGGATGACACCAGTGTTTGGGACATCTGGCACCTGATGACCTGGGCCCGTACGCAAAGAGACAAGGCGGCACCCTACGATATGGGGCAGTTACTCGATTCACGGGAACGCCGCCGGATCGTTGCGGATTACATGCTCACCACTCCGGATATCCTGAATCATCGGTCATTCCCCGATACGATCAGCCATCATAAAAGCAACTTCGATGCCGCCGCATTCCCAACCTCGCCCATGTTACTGGTCAAAGACATGAAGGGGCCAGCGTACGAGGTGGATCTGCCTTATCGCAGCCTGCTTCCCAAAGGGTTGGACGGAATTCTGGTTACCGGCCTGGGCGCGGGTGCGGAGCGCGATGCCATGACCCTTATTCGGATGCAATCGGACCTGCAAAATCAAGGGTATGCCGCTGGCGTGGCGGCGGCGACGGCGTCCGCGAATGGCGGGCAGACCCGGGCAATAGACATCAAAAAGCTCCAACAACAACTCGTCGCCCAGGGCATCTTGGACGAGCGGGTGCTCACAAACAAAGACTCCTATCCGATGAACCAGGCGGCCATTGAAAAGGCTGTTGCGGATGTTAGCGGCATGAGCCGCGAGATTAAACAAACCAGGACGATCACCGACCCATTCATTTTCAGTCTTGCCGTAATCATGGCGCATCCGGATTCATCTCGCCCGCATCTCCAACAAGCGCACCACGCATCAACCGCCGCAGAGAAGAAGTTAACCTACGCGATCATCCTCGGAATTCTCGGCGACAAAACTGGTGCCCCCACGCTGATTGCATCCTTGGAAAATGCCAAAGGCTGGGATAAGGGTTTCGGCCTTACCTCGCATCGTGAATCGGACAACACCTTCAGCGAATTGGACCGCCAGATTATCGCACTGGGATTCAGTGGCGCACCGGAAGGCCTGACGGCCATTGTCGCGAAACTCAAACTACTGAAACCCGATAGCGAACTATCGCATTATATCGCCATCGCCATGGCCTTGCGACATTACGACCACCCTAAGAATGCAACGGAACCGCTGGCGCGCCTGTTGAACGCACCGGGATTTACCGGCCATGTCATGACCAATGCCATTGAACTGCCAGCAGGCAAGGTGGTCAAACGCGACCTTGCCACCACCCTCCCGGACACCAGCCTGAACGCCGCATTCAAGGAACTCCTGATCGCGGGAATGCTGGTCCATTGCGGTGATCAGGCGAGCATGGGGCGAAAAATTCTCGAACAATACCGCGGTGGTATTGGGGGTCACTTTGCCCGCTATGCGCAGTACGTGCTTCAAACGGCGGATGACCGTACAAAACGACAATAAACCATTCAGCTATGATAAACTCGGGTCAAGACTTGGAACAGGGTGGGGATTAAACCGCGAAACATGCGAAAAACGCGAAATACATTTGCGGCCTGAAAGCCATCATCACGGATAAGACCGAAGACTGGATTTTTGCAGAAAAATGAACCGGCAGAAAAATAAGTCCGAAGAATTTTTAACCACGGATAACACGGATCCAAAACTAGGATAAAACTAGTACAAAACTAGTACGCCATGATAAATCCGAAGGCGGAATTGTGATAAAATTGTGATGAAATAGATTTTTTAGCACAATTTTGCCCGCGAATTGACGCCAATAAACGCGAATGGGAACCGGGAATCGGAACATAGCAAAAAGATGAATTGGCAGAAACATTATGACCTGAAGATAGAAGCTGGGAGTCAGGAGTTGGAATCCGCAAAAGACCGCAACCGGGCGGGTGCCGATGGGACACATGGGGAAATGAGAGTGATTCGCGCGAGTTCGCGTGATCAGCAGGCAGACAATACTCATGTCATTCATGGGAGCGAGCGTAGCAGGGATTTCAAAAAGGTGGTTGCCGCCCAGAGGAATACAATTCAATGCGGAATGCGGAATGAAAACTCCAAATTTTGCAGAAAAATAGATGGGCAGAAAAATCACTGCTAGAAAAGAGAGGTTGGAGTCAAGACTTGGAACGGGGGTGGGGAATTAAACCGCTAAACATGCGAAAAACGCGAACTGCATTTGCGGCCTGAAAGCCATCCTCCAGACGCCGGTTGCGTTCTATGACAGTTTTCTGCAAAAGCAATTGGGTTCCCATTTTTATGCCGGTCTATTTTCTGCATGATCGGTTTCCCATTTTTATGCCAGCTAATCTTTTTGCCATGTCCCTTTCCCCATTTTTAGCTGTTTTCACTCTCCCACTGGCACGACAAAAACTTCCCTGGCGGCCTTGATAAACCCATCCATGGTACCAAGCTCCAATTCCGTAATTCCGTACCCATAGGGAAAGAACATGCTATCGAATAACTCATGCATTTTCATAAACGTATTACGGTTTGGGATGGATGTTGGATCACTGCGTGCCGGGAACTTCCAATATTAATTCGGAAAAGCCTGCGCTGCACCATGTGTCCTGTTGGTCATGGAGGAAGCACCGCTGAGGGATCGTACTTAGGCGGGTTTTGTTCAATTGGGACGGTTGGGAATTCATCCGGAGGCTCCACATTGCGTAGCGGGCCATCATTGTAATGATAGGGAAAGTGTTCCTCGTGCGGGGCATACATTGATCCGATGACTTCTCTATAAACTGTTTTATTTTCGACAATAAGTCTAAAATCAACAACAATTGGAGGGCGTTCACTTGACTTGAAATAGACGCTAAACGCCCTCGGAGGTGTCTGAGCGAACTCTTTGTAGTGTATGTCAAAGTATAAATCCATAACTCCATATATCACCGACTGCGGGCTCGCATCGGAGTAATACCTCTCAGCCAACAAAATCTTGTTGTCCGGGACATCTTTAATAATCACGGTTACTAAAGGCTTATCTGCATACGCCACTTTCAAAAGTTGGGACACCGTCACCCATTGAGCTTTAGGATCTTTCGCTGTCCGTTCGAAAGGCTGTAAATCATGACCTGTCTGTAAAGTCAGATAGTCCTCTTGAATTTTACCTGCGTTGAGCAATGCGGCAACCTCTTCAAGCCGACAACAACAAATCCACTCTGTCTTTTGGTCTTTGGCCACGTAATAGCGATAACTAGAACCAATTTTCTTCTTATTTTCTACTGATCGTGACCGGTCTGTGCACTCGGTCTGACGAACAGACCTAGTTGCCGGTTTCTTATCCGGTGCTACCAACTCCCATTGTATCTTTCCATTATCTTGGACACGCATAGCGAAAACAGGTGAACCCGGCTCTGGAAAAACGGCGCTGTCCTCTAATGGATTTAACTTACTAAAATCTAAGCTATACGGAACACGTATTTCATCTTCGCCATCACCTTCAATACACTCCCCGACAACAAGCTTCACCGTAAAAAATTGGGGAGAGTTACTCTTGGATTTCACGTAGATGATAAAATTCTTTGACGACACTTCGGTGAAAAGTTGGAAATGCTGGTCGAAAAATGCAATGATAGCACCAGTTGTGTCGTCGAAGGTAATGTGTTCCCTAAACAGGTAATCATTATTAGCGGTGTCTTTGAGTACAACGGTGATTAGTTCATTCTCATCTTTTGTGTATTCCATAGTAATAACCTCTTAATGGTGGTCATTGTTTTGTTTTCATTTCGGATGCAACATCAGGTGCAGATGCTCATGGCCGTGTCGTAAAGTCAGTTCTTATTATATCCGAACTGCCGTGAAAGCATCACATTCTTCCAATGAGATTCTCTCTCAAGGATGACTTCGTCGGATGCATTGAAGGCGAAGACCTCAAGAATGGAAAATTTGAAATTGGCCAACGCGTAGGGAATCCCTTTTTCGTTAATCGTCCGAACAAGCTCATCGTTCCACCCGTGCCCTGTACTACATATTCATTAAGCGGATGCGTGCCTTCCTGATTGGCGCAGGCAAGATGCAGCTTATACTGGTTCGGGTCCGAAATCTGAAAAATGTCTGTCAGTTTGATTGGTGTACTCATATCCCAATAGTCTATTGTGGTTACAGCGCTGGTTCATGCTTGCCTTTATTTGCGCCAAGCGGGTGGCGCGAGCAGCTATTGGTGGTCAGGCTCAAAATGCTGGATGCGCTGGTGCCGCAATATTTGCACTCATATTTGGCTTTTTCATCGCCCTCATATAAAACGTGCTTACCCCTGTTGGGTTCACTAGGATGGCGTGGACAGGCATTAACGGTTAAGCTATTGATGCTGGAGGCTTTATAGCCACAGTATTTACAGTAGTAGTTCATAGTTTGTTTTTGGTTTTATTCGTTTTGGTGATTTACGCTAGCCAGGGCGTGACGCAAATCAGAAAGCACAGGTTCCACTTTAGGCAACGGTGATTTTCCCAATTTGGACTCAATAGAGGCTAGAAATGTGCTCAGCTTGCCGTCTTCAGGAAACTGTATCGGAATTCCATCCGAATCTGGAACACAGATCACGAGTTTATCGTATTCAAAACGGCATTCCGCTGTGTCGTTCCCATCCCCTGCTTTCCGAGTCAACTTGATATGATGACCCTTGAAAAATACGTTTTTATCACTTTGACCAATAATCAAGCGCCGCCATTCAGCACCGGGCAATTCCCACGAGGAATGGGTTTTGTTTAATAATCCATCGATTAAACGATTTCTCAGCGTGGCACTCGCACCGAGTAAAATGTCATGTTCATTCCAATTAACTTTACGAAATAGGAAAAAACCATTGTTGCAGTAATTCTGTATCTTTTTGTGGTCCGAATACTTTGTTAATAACTCGCCGCCATGCCGAATAATATCAAGCATCCACGGCTCGTATGTCTCATCAGCCCTGGGAGATTCGATCATTTTGCGCAACCCGGCTTCGATATACGAATTGCCGTTTATAGAGTCGATCAGGCATAGCATTCCATCTCGGAACTCTTTCTGCCCGGACTTGTGATCAAGTATTTCAGACCAGTTGTTCTTGGTATTAACAAAAATGATTTTTTGTTGCCACCCCAGTTTGATTGGCTTGCTCTGGGCAAGGACTGCCCTTGCCACCAGAAACTCGTCGTCCATGCCAACATAACTTTTCCCCTCGTTGTCGAAAAGTCGAGCAAACACCTCCAGCCGATGCTTAAAAGTTTTAAGGTCATCTTCTGGTGGTAATAGCAAATCAATTTGCCCGTTAAAGATCGGATGAGCTTCAGCTACAATAATCGCAGGTTCCCACTCGCTGCCAACAGAAGAGCAGCGGATAAGCTGTGCCTTGCGTTTTTCTTCCAGAAATTGCTCGGGCTGGAATCCGACCAAGGAATTCTCGG
This DNA window, taken from Verrucomicrobiota bacterium, encodes the following:
- a CDS encoding FAD-dependent oxidoreductase translates to MKHLLLTLIHCAILSVSYAEPVAASLRDIPVLYETDIVVAGGSSAAVAAACAAAQHGAQVVLIAPRPYLGDDLCGQQHLWLAEGELPESELARSLFPDGRVTTPFAVKNALDQALLKRGVRYLTGCYATDLLVDGQGRASGVVMVNRSGSQAIKAKVVIDGTRQALLARQVGAQFRPFTPGEQAFQFTVVGGELQSGPGLLGRKLDIAFKNPNSGRNTNGYPVYEYAAQIPISDSSYASFAHAEQTLRNLVSGVGMLDCSEYALNFPADTLIGERRVESDWPGAARCEVGVFRPKGSSRLYVLSEYADVCAKARPGMMRPLAFLAVGELVGNAAALESKPLTIPAEVRLPGEPAQTGSTSTIGEPRNVMMPTGKTGVIQVGTRVLPVLGDYDVVVVGGGTAGAPAGIGAARCGAKTLVIEYLDELGGVGTAGLIGSYWYGNRNGFTKEIEAATSGEKRWSLARKAGWNVIQKSEWLRRELLKSNADIWFNSFGCGALLENGKVTGVVVVTPFGRGVVRAKTVIDATGNADIADCAGAETQFGVAAGGMLSVQLAGYPHRNLGDNGNNTCYAMVDDTSVWDIWHLMTWARTQRDKAAPYDMGQLLDSRERRRIVADYMLTTPDILNHRSFPDTISHHKSNFDAAAFPTSPMLLVKDMKGPAYEVDLPYRSLLPKGLDGILVTGLGAGAERDAMTLIRMQSDLQNQGYAAGVAAATASANGGQTRAIDIKKLQQQLVAQGILDERVLTNKDSYPMNQAAIEKAVADVSGMSREIKQTRTITDPFIFSLAVIMAHPDSSRPHLQQAHHASTAAEKKLTYAIILGILGDKTGAPTLIASLENAKGWDKGFGLTSHRESDNTFSELDRQIIALGFSGAPEGLTAIVAKLKLLKPDSELSHYIAIAMALRHYDHPKNATEPLARLLNAPGFTGHVMTNAIELPAGKVVKRDLATTLPDTSLNAAFKELLIAGMLVHCGDQASMGRKILEQYRGGIGGHFARYAQYVLQTADDRTKRQ
- a CDS encoding D-2-hydroxyacid dehydrogenase; the protein is MNTLRIFVDFAITPDILELLQAGTRGHQLVFPKTPVTSVLAKAEPDPLLATADIAFGQPDPQALAEPSPLKWIHISSSSITRYDTPAFRALMAQRNIAVTNSASVYSDACATQVLSFMLAQARNLPLALRTRTANGTPAWHSLRSTSIPLQGATVLVLGYGTIGKRLVELLRPFDVNVIAYRRKARGDEGVPVITSEQLAHTLATKADHIVNLLPDSAETRHFFNAQRFAHLKPGAVFYNIGRGATVDQEALREALHTGRLQAAWLDVTEPEPLPEDHPLWQEPHCYITPHIAGGHKDETKTLVRHFLHNFTRFTRGEPLKDQVM